In Longimicrobium sp., a genomic segment contains:
- a CDS encoding FAD-binding protein, with protein sequence PVPLFPGFDTLGTLEHIMTTGHEHTWFILTQKIIEKEFALSGSEQNPDLTGKNVRMVLGRALPGAPAPVEAFKQKGADFVVEKNLPDLVRRMNALTPEPLLDPAQVEREVRARDRELDNVFTKDAQLTAIHGARNYLGDKLIRVAKPHRLLDPKAGPLIAVRLHILTRKTLGGLETDLSSRVLREDGEPLSGLYAAGEAAGFGGGGMHGYRALEGTFLGGCIFSGRAAGRAAAGAVG encoded by the coding sequence CCGGTGCCGCTGTTCCCCGGCTTCGACACGCTGGGCACGCTCGAGCACATCATGACCACGGGGCACGAGCACACCTGGTTCATCCTCACCCAGAAGATCATCGAAAAGGAGTTCGCGCTCAGCGGCAGCGAGCAGAACCCCGACCTCACCGGCAAGAACGTGCGCATGGTGCTGGGCCGCGCGCTTCCCGGCGCGCCCGCCCCGGTGGAGGCGTTCAAGCAGAAGGGCGCCGACTTCGTGGTGGAGAAGAACCTGCCCGACCTGGTGCGCCGGATGAACGCGCTGACCCCCGAGCCGCTGCTGGACCCCGCGCAGGTGGAGCGCGAGGTGCGCGCGCGCGACCGCGAGCTCGACAACGTGTTCACCAAGGACGCGCAGCTCACCGCCATCCACGGCGCGCGCAACTACCTGGGCGACAAGCTGATTCGCGTGGCCAAGCCGCATCGCCTGCTCGACCCGAAAGCCGGCCCGCTGATCGCCGTGCGCCTGCACATCCTCACCCGCAAAACGCTGGGCGGGCTGGAGACGGACCTTTCCTCGCGCGTGCTGCGGGAGGACGGCGAGCCGCTCTCCGGCCTGTACGCCGCGGGCGAGGCGGCCGGCTTCGGCGGCGGGGGGATGCACGGCTACCGCGCGCTGGAAGGCACCTTCCTGGGCGGCTGCATCTTCTCCGGCCGCGCGGCGGGGCGCGCCGCGGCGGGCGCGGTGGGGTGA
- a CDS encoding CsbD family protein has protein sequence MADRDMTRKGVGNQLEGRATDVRGRVKEEIGARAEDLEREGKLDQVKGRVKEELGARAEGLEREGKLDQVKGKIQETFGKAQRAIGRDR, from the coding sequence ATGGCGGACCGCGACATGACCAGAAAGGGCGTCGGGAACCAGCTCGAGGGCCGCGCCACGGATGTGCGGGGGCGGGTGAAGGAGGAGATCGGCGCCCGCGCCGAGGACCTGGAGCGCGAGGGCAAGCTCGACCAGGTGAAGGGGCGGGTGAAGGAGGAGCTCGGTGCCCGGGCCGAGGGCCTGGAGCGGGAAGGCAAGCTCGACCAGGTGAAGGGGAAGATCCAGGAAACCTTCGGGAAGGCCCAGAGAGCCATCGGTCGCGACCGCTGA
- a CDS encoding CsbD family protein: MPDRDMINEGVENQLEGKGEDLKGRVKDAVGGLTGDESLQAEGKLDRLKGKLQDTFGKGEEDVGRNL, from the coding sequence ATGCCGGACCGCGACATGATCAACGAGGGCGTGGAGAACCAGCTCGAGGGCAAGGGCGAGGACCTCAAGGGCCGCGTGAAGGACGCGGTCGGGGGCCTGACCGGCGACGAGAGCCTCCAGGCCGAGGGCAAGCTCGACCGGCTGAAGGGGAAGCTGCAGGACACCTTCGGCAAGGGTGAGGAGGACGTCGGCCGCAACCTCTGA
- a CDS encoding NAD(P)H-dependent oxidoreductase, with amino-acid sequence MYKPKPHLPCPMPAARELRVLVLNGSLKHAPGISNTAELADLVLDAMREHAPVHADVVRLADRNIPVGLGFRESDDDGWPEIVGLLKAADVVLFATPVWWGGRSSLMQRAIERLDALDEEYHASGRSALYNKVAGIVITGSEDGALATMGSIMMVLTWMGFTLPPECAAYWVGEVGFPPADDREKRLRNPASPAMARNLARNLVYYAQLLKAHPLAPGALRLEGIHEPAPAA; translated from the coding sequence ATGTACAAGCCGAAGCCCCATCTTCCGTGCCCCATGCCGGCCGCGCGCGAGCTGCGCGTGCTGGTGCTGAACGGCTCGCTCAAGCACGCGCCCGGCATCTCCAACACCGCCGAGCTCGCCGACCTGGTGCTCGACGCCATGCGCGAGCACGCGCCCGTCCACGCCGACGTGGTGCGGCTGGCGGACCGCAACATCCCCGTGGGGCTGGGCTTCCGCGAGTCGGACGACGACGGGTGGCCGGAGATCGTGGGGCTGCTGAAGGCGGCCGACGTGGTCCTCTTCGCCACGCCGGTGTGGTGGGGCGGGCGGTCGAGCCTGATGCAGCGCGCCATCGAGCGACTGGACGCGCTCGACGAGGAGTACCACGCCTCGGGGCGCAGCGCGCTGTACAACAAGGTGGCGGGGATCGTGATCACCGGCAGCGAGGACGGCGCGCTGGCCACGATGGGGAGCATCATGATGGTGCTCACCTGGATGGGCTTCACCCTGCCGCCCGAGTGCGCCGCGTACTGGGTGGGCGAGGTGGGCTTCCCGCCCGCGGACGACCGCGAGAAGCGCCTGCGCAACCCCGCCTCGCCGGCCATGGCGCGGAACCTCGCCCGCAACCTCGTCTACTACGCCCAGCTGCTGAAGGCGCACCCGCTGGCGCCCGGCGCGCTGCGGCTGGAGGGGATCCACGAGCCCGCGCCGGCGGCGTGA
- a CDS encoding S8 family serine peptidase — MARLHTAAVAALVLAAACADGGDTALAPTTDGPQPFAMKAVPEQVMPGEVLVKMKPGMSASVLSAAHGLRLSATGYAAAFTVLQAEVGQERAVAAELAKDPRVQWAEPNYLRHVDAINPNLWAFFNPGGLNMTFTSGKNSGQPIGPSYASTLDSDMDNIEGYAAGGSDVVIGSIDTGVDLTHPEFTGRLIAGQDWYNNDNNPADDDGHGTHTTGTMAGATVGVAGVSGAAAHVRVYVQKVCGRRGCPVSATASAIRAAADYPGMVAVNVSIGGAGLSSAEADAIAYATGKNVLVIASAGNSNVGTVECPACDPNAISVAATTWADQKAPYSNWGSGLDISAPGGSCYSNTTSNGCIYSAYKGGGYAWMQGTSMAAPQVTGTAGVVASVTGLRGAALRSRILGTADDKGANGYDTTFGNGRLNTYRAVTNSSLAAGL, encoded by the coding sequence ATGGCACGTCTCCACACTGCGGCCGTGGCCGCGCTGGTGCTGGCCGCCGCCTGCGCCGACGGCGGCGACACGGCGCTGGCCCCGACCACCGACGGACCGCAGCCCTTCGCGATGAAGGCCGTTCCCGAGCAGGTGATGCCGGGCGAGGTGCTGGTGAAGATGAAGCCGGGGATGAGCGCCTCGGTGCTCAGCGCCGCCCACGGGCTGCGCCTGAGCGCCACCGGCTACGCCGCCGCGTTCACCGTGCTGCAGGCCGAGGTCGGGCAGGAGCGCGCGGTGGCCGCCGAGCTGGCGAAGGACCCGCGCGTGCAGTGGGCCGAGCCCAACTACCTGCGCCATGTCGACGCCATCAATCCCAACCTGTGGGCGTTCTTCAACCCCGGCGGACTGAACATGACGTTCACGTCCGGGAAGAACTCCGGGCAGCCCATCGGTCCGAGCTACGCCTCGACGCTGGACTCCGACATGGACAACATCGAGGGGTACGCGGCGGGCGGCAGCGACGTGGTGATCGGCAGCATCGACACCGGCGTGGACCTGACGCACCCCGAGTTCACCGGGCGCCTGATCGCCGGGCAGGACTGGTACAACAACGACAACAACCCGGCCGACGACGACGGCCACGGCACGCACACCACCGGCACCATGGCCGGCGCCACGGTGGGCGTCGCCGGCGTCTCGGGCGCCGCGGCGCACGTCCGCGTGTACGTGCAGAAGGTGTGCGGCCGCCGCGGCTGCCCGGTGAGCGCCACGGCCAGCGCCATCCGTGCCGCCGCCGACTATCCGGGGATGGTGGCGGTGAACGTGTCGATCGGCGGCGCCGGGCTGTCGAGCGCCGAGGCCGACGCCATCGCCTACGCCACCGGCAAGAACGTGCTGGTGATCGCGTCGGCGGGGAACAGCAACGTGGGCACGGTGGAGTGCCCCGCCTGCGACCCCAACGCCATCTCGGTGGCCGCCACCACCTGGGCAGACCAGAAGGCGCCGTACTCCAACTGGGGCTCGGGGCTGGACATCAGCGCGCCGGGCGGCAGCTGCTACAGCAACACCACGTCCAACGGGTGCATCTACAGCGCGTACAAGGGCGGCGGATACGCCTGGATGCAGGGCACGTCGATGGCGGCTCCGCAGGTCACCGGCACGGCCGGCGTGGTGGCCTCGGTCACCGGCCTGCGCGGCGCCGCGCTGCGCAGCCGCATCCTGGGCACCGCCGACGACAAGGGCGCCAACGGCTACGACACCACCTTCGGCAACGGCCGCCTGAACACCTACCGCGCGGTCACCAACAGCTCGCTGGCCGCGGGGCTGTAA
- a CDS encoding ABC transporter ATP-binding protein, translating to MKANDALIRMADVTRVFLTEEVETHALAGVSLDIRRGEYVSIAGPSGCGKTTLLSILGLLDSPTAGEHVLNGQPVARLTPAQRATIRNREIGFIFQAFNLIGDLTVAENVELPLTYRGMGAAERRARVAEALQKVGMDHRTKHYPSQLSGGQQQRVAVARAIAGGPSVLLADEPTGNLDSANGGHVMDLLADLHRQGSTIVMVTHDPRYAEYAERTIHLFDGRVVDALPEGHEHPAAMLATA from the coding sequence ATGAAAGCGAACGACGCCCTGATCCGGATGGCGGACGTGACCCGCGTGTTCCTGACCGAGGAGGTGGAGACGCACGCGCTGGCCGGCGTGAGCCTGGACATCCGCCGCGGCGAGTACGTGTCCATCGCCGGCCCGTCGGGGTGCGGCAAGACCACGCTGCTGTCCATCCTCGGCCTGCTCGACTCGCCCACCGCGGGCGAGCACGTGCTGAACGGGCAGCCGGTGGCGCGGCTGACCCCGGCGCAGCGGGCCACGATCCGCAACCGCGAGATCGGCTTCATCTTCCAGGCGTTCAACCTGATCGGCGACCTGACGGTGGCCGAGAACGTGGAGCTGCCGCTGACCTACCGCGGGATGGGCGCCGCCGAGCGCCGCGCGCGCGTGGCCGAGGCGCTGCAGAAGGTGGGGATGGACCACCGGACGAAGCACTACCCGTCGCAGCTCTCCGGCGGCCAGCAGCAGCGCGTGGCCGTGGCGCGGGCCATCGCCGGCGGACCCTCCGTCCTCCTGGCCGACGAGCCGACGGGGAACCTGGACTCGGCCAACGGCGGCCACGTGATGGACCTGCTGGCCGACCTTCACCGCCAGGGCTCGACCATCGTGATGGTGACGCACGACCCGCGCTACGCCGAGTACGCCGAGCGCACCATCCACCTGTTCGATGGCCGCGTGGTCGACGCGCTCCCCGAGGGGCACGAGCACCCGGCGGCGATGCTGGCGACGGCGTGA
- a CDS encoding ABC transporter permease: MSLLQDLRYGARKLLHNPGFSAVSVVTLALGIGLTTTMFSIVYGALMRGLPFEHGERVVSVRRENPVRDQHELSVTLHDFADYRAQQHVFEGVAAFTNGTMNVSGAEKPERFDGAYLSANAFQLLRAKPYLGRTFRPGEDAVGAPAVAILGYELWQSRYGGDRGVIGRTIRVNGEQAEVIGVMPPRFAFPASEKLWLPLRQALPAKRGDGTDLFVFARLKEGMTIDRANVEMRGIARRLAAQYPESNKDISAYVEPYTKSFIGDEPTRLLQTMLFAVFLVLLIACANVANLLLSQAAMRAKEVGIRTAMGASRGRVILQFLTEPLAMAIVAAVLGVGLAAEGVKLFNAAIASTEPPFWIDIRIDGPILLFVLAITLFATFVAGVLPAIRASGANVNEVLKDESRGSSSFRGGRLSRALVVFEIALSVGLLVAAGLTIKSVTKLRNMDYGFPTRSIFTARVGLPETAYRDSAAQIRFYDQLYQRLAEVQGVESYTLTGMLPGLGAPTISMMVEGKVYAQDRDIPEAHFINTYPGYFRTFQVSVDGRDFNTSDTQAGVPVAIVNHAFAVKHFGRESPIGRRVRFGDSKSTEPWRTIVGVVPDMWNDGPENEDPESVYVPFAQSPQRFVSVVIRPRGVTPGSMTAPVRGLVGSMDPDLPIYFVKTLQERIDEQTWFYRVFGALFMIMGAVALVLAAVGLYGVMAFNVARRTREMGVRMALGAQPADVVRLVMRQGAIQLAIGLLLGSGLAFLLSSGLKIILFQVSFLDPVVVGVTFAVLILSALAASWIPARRATRVDPMVALRYE, translated from the coding sequence ATGAGCCTTCTACAGGACCTCCGCTACGGCGCGCGGAAGCTCCTCCACAACCCGGGGTTCTCGGCCGTGTCGGTCGTGACCCTGGCGCTGGGGATCGGGCTGACCACCACGATGTTCAGCATCGTGTATGGCGCGCTGATGCGCGGGCTCCCCTTCGAGCACGGCGAGCGCGTGGTCAGCGTCCGCCGCGAGAACCCGGTGCGCGACCAGCACGAGCTTTCCGTCACGCTGCACGACTTCGCCGACTACCGCGCGCAGCAGCACGTGTTCGAGGGCGTGGCCGCGTTCACCAACGGCACCATGAACGTGAGCGGCGCCGAGAAGCCCGAGCGCTTCGACGGCGCCTACCTGAGCGCCAACGCCTTCCAGCTCCTGCGCGCCAAGCCGTATCTGGGCCGCACCTTCCGCCCCGGCGAGGACGCCGTGGGCGCGCCCGCCGTGGCCATCCTGGGCTACGAGCTGTGGCAGAGCCGCTACGGCGGCGACCGCGGCGTCATCGGCCGCACCATCCGCGTCAACGGCGAGCAGGCCGAGGTCATCGGCGTGATGCCGCCGCGCTTCGCCTTCCCCGCCAGCGAGAAGCTGTGGCTTCCGCTCCGCCAGGCGCTTCCCGCCAAGCGCGGCGACGGCACCGACCTGTTCGTGTTCGCGCGGCTGAAGGAAGGGATGACGATCGACCGCGCCAACGTGGAGATGCGGGGGATCGCCCGGCGCCTGGCCGCGCAGTATCCCGAGAGCAACAAGGACATCTCCGCCTATGTGGAGCCGTACACCAAGAGCTTCATCGGCGACGAGCCGACCAGGCTGCTGCAGACCATGCTCTTCGCCGTCTTCCTGGTGCTGCTGATCGCCTGCGCCAACGTGGCGAATCTCCTCCTCTCCCAGGCCGCCATGCGCGCCAAGGAGGTGGGGATCCGCACGGCAATGGGCGCCAGCCGCGGCCGCGTCATCCTCCAGTTCCTCACCGAGCCGCTGGCGATGGCGATCGTGGCCGCCGTTCTCGGCGTGGGCCTGGCCGCCGAGGGGGTGAAGCTGTTCAACGCGGCCATCGCCAGCACCGAGCCGCCCTTCTGGATCGACATCCGGATCGACGGCCCGATCCTCCTGTTCGTGCTGGCGATCACCCTCTTCGCCACCTTCGTCGCCGGCGTCCTTCCCGCGATCCGCGCGTCGGGCGCCAACGTCAACGAGGTGCTGAAGGACGAGTCGCGCGGGTCCAGCAGCTTCCGCGGGGGCCGCCTGTCGCGCGCGCTGGTGGTGTTCGAGATCGCGCTCTCCGTCGGCCTCCTCGTCGCTGCCGGCCTGACGATCAAGAGCGTGACCAAGCTGCGCAACATGGACTACGGCTTCCCCACCCGGTCGATCTTCACCGCGCGCGTGGGGCTGCCGGAGACCGCTTACCGCGACAGCGCGGCGCAGATCCGCTTCTACGACCAGCTCTACCAGCGCCTGGCCGAGGTGCAGGGGGTGGAGAGCTACACGCTGACCGGGATGCTTCCCGGGCTCGGCGCGCCGACCATCTCCATGATGGTGGAGGGAAAGGTGTACGCGCAGGACCGCGACATTCCCGAAGCGCACTTCATCAACACCTACCCGGGGTACTTCCGCACCTTCCAGGTGTCGGTCGACGGGCGAGACTTCAACACCTCCGACACGCAGGCGGGGGTGCCGGTGGCGATCGTGAACCACGCGTTCGCGGTGAAGCACTTCGGGCGCGAGAGCCCCATCGGCCGGCGCGTGCGCTTCGGCGACTCGAAGAGCACCGAGCCGTGGCGGACGATCGTGGGCGTGGTGCCCGACATGTGGAACGACGGGCCCGAGAACGAGGATCCCGAGTCGGTTTACGTTCCCTTCGCCCAGTCGCCGCAGCGCTTCGTCTCCGTCGTGATCCGCCCGCGCGGCGTGACGCCGGGGAGCATGACGGCGCCGGTGCGGGGCCTGGTGGGCAGCATGGACCCCGACCTTCCCATCTACTTCGTCAAGACGCTGCAGGAGCGGATCGACGAGCAGACCTGGTTCTACCGGGTGTTCGGGGCGCTGTTCATGATCATGGGCGCGGTGGCGCTGGTGCTGGCCGCCGTGGGGCTGTACGGGGTGATGGCCTTCAACGTGGCGCGCCGCACCCGCGAGATGGGCGTGCGCATGGCGCTGGGGGCGCAGCCCGCCGACGTGGTGCGGCTGGTGATGCGCCAGGGGGCCATTCAGCTGGCGATCGGGCTGTTGCTCGGCTCGGGTCTGGCGTTCCTGCTCTCCAGCGGGCTCAAGATCATCCTCTTCCAGGTGAGCTTCCTGGACCCGGTGGTGGTGGGCGTCACCTTCGCGGTGCTGATCCTGTCGGCCTTGGCCGCGTCGTGGATCCCCGCGCGCCGCGCCACCCGCGTGGACCCCATGGTGGCGCTCCGCTACGAGTGA
- a CDS encoding response regulator: MPKTVLLADDHEDNRVALQLMLEREGYRTLGARNGREAVEMVLQHHPDLVVMDLAMPVMDGREATRLIKSDARTRHIPVVMLTAMALSIDREGLEREGFDGVLIKPVLPPHFLADVRTRIGPA; the protein is encoded by the coding sequence ATGCCGAAAACCGTCCTGCTGGCCGACGACCACGAGGACAACCGCGTCGCGCTGCAGCTGATGCTGGAGCGCGAGGGCTACCGCACGCTCGGCGCGCGCAACGGCCGCGAGGCGGTGGAGATGGTGCTGCAGCACCATCCCGACCTGGTGGTGATGGACCTGGCCATGCCGGTGATGGACGGCCGCGAGGCCACGCGCCTGATCAAGTCCGACGCGCGCACCCGCCACATTCCCGTGGTGATGCTGACGGCGATGGCGCTCTCCATCGACCGCGAGGGGCTGGAGCGCGAGGGGTTCGACGGCGTGCTCATCAAGCCCGTCCTCCCGCCCCACTTCCTCGCCGACGTCCGCACCCGCATCGGCCCCGCGTAA
- a CDS encoding DUF488 domain-containing protein has protein sequence MDDAATIYTIGHSTRTIEQFIALLRENGIELLVDVRRFPGSRRHPQFGSAQLAASLAEAGIGYVHAELLGGRRSGEAVAASPNTAWRNDAFRAYADYMATPGFRAALDRLISLSRERRTTIMCAEAVPWRCHRRLITDALLARGIPVEDITGPGGAAPARLSEHALVRGDGTVIYPATPGVQEDLFA, from the coding sequence ATGGACGACGCAGCGACGATCTACACCATCGGGCACAGCACGCGGACGATCGAGCAGTTCATCGCGCTGCTGCGGGAGAACGGGATCGAGCTGCTGGTGGACGTGCGGCGCTTTCCCGGCTCGCGGCGGCACCCGCAGTTCGGCAGCGCGCAGCTGGCAGCCTCGCTCGCCGAGGCGGGGATCGGCTACGTGCACGCCGAGCTGCTGGGCGGCCGGCGGAGCGGCGAGGCCGTGGCGGCGTCGCCGAACACGGCGTGGCGCAACGATGCCTTCCGCGCCTACGCCGACTACATGGCCACGCCCGGGTTCCGCGCCGCGCTGGACCGGCTGATCTCCCTCTCGCGCGAGCGCAGGACGACGATCATGTGCGCCGAGGCCGTCCCCTGGCGCTGCCACCGGCGGCTGATCACCGACGCGCTGCTGGCCCGCGGCATCCCCGTCGAGGACATCACCGGGCCGGGTGGGGCGGCACCGGCCCGGCTCTCCGAGCACGCGCTCGTCCGCGGCGACGGCACCGTCATCTACCCCGCCACGCCCGGGGTGCAGGAGGACCTGTTCGCGTAA
- a CDS encoding M20/M25/M40 family metallo-hydrolase, with translation MLVRFAVPAALLASAAALHAQQMPGYSADAAAREQRVEAAAVAATRPDRASAHSRALSAEVHVAGTPAQARTRDYVVDQMRRMGLETEVRRYRVFLPHATAVHVWRVSPDPRELTLAEPAVPGDSTSGLWQYPTVNGSSAPGDVRGEVVYVNYGLVEDYAKLDSLGVSVRGKIAVARYGRSFRGIKAREAGRHGAVGLVIYSDPADDGYVRGDVYPEGPMRNERGVQRGSILNTDGDPTTPGWASTDSARRVTPDVPRIPVVPVSYANAAELLRGVRGTGVPQTWQGGLPFRYHVGPGPVVARIQVETDAASNAYKEIWDTFGVIRGSELPDEIVMVGGHRDAWSPGAADNVSGTVSVLESARAIMDQVRAGHRPRRTIVFATWDAEEWGLVGSTEYVEEDSARLMRGAVAYLNQDVAAQGTAFNGGGSPSLRATLRDVARLVPDPSGSGNVYEVWRKRSNLPDSAEVSMGNPGGGSDFAGFYNHLGIPITDWGFGGPGGVYHSQYDSYAWMSRFGDPGFLYHAASASVGAALLLRLANAEILPYDYAEFARTMRGYLPDVQQMLKGKGWDTTTVAPLRTAIDGMEAAARDFATARDRALAGALPSARRDATNRALLGVERALTRPEGLKGREWFRNLIYASDPDNGYSDMVFPGVATAVRGGERPLAESELADLARRFAAATAALREATQALSGS, from the coding sequence GTGCTCGTTCGCTTCGCCGTGCCCGCGGCGCTGCTGGCGTCCGCCGCCGCGCTCCACGCCCAGCAGATGCCGGGCTACTCCGCCGACGCCGCCGCGCGCGAGCAGCGCGTCGAGGCCGCCGCCGTGGCCGCCACCCGCCCCGACCGGGCGTCGGCGCACTCGCGCGCGCTCTCGGCCGAGGTGCACGTGGCCGGCACCCCCGCGCAGGCGCGCACCCGCGACTACGTGGTCGACCAGATGCGGCGGATGGGGCTGGAGACGGAGGTGCGGCGCTACCGCGTCTTCCTTCCGCACGCCACCGCCGTGCACGTCTGGCGCGTCTCCCCCGATCCCCGCGAGCTCACGCTGGCCGAGCCCGCCGTCCCGGGGGACAGCACGTCGGGGCTCTGGCAGTATCCCACGGTGAACGGCTCCAGCGCGCCCGGCGACGTGCGCGGCGAGGTGGTCTACGTCAACTACGGGCTGGTGGAGGACTACGCGAAGCTCGACTCGCTCGGCGTCTCCGTGCGCGGGAAGATCGCCGTGGCGCGCTACGGGCGGAGCTTCCGGGGGATCAAGGCGCGCGAGGCGGGGCGGCACGGCGCGGTGGGGCTCGTCATCTACAGCGATCCCGCCGACGACGGCTACGTGCGCGGCGACGTCTATCCCGAGGGCCCCATGCGCAACGAGCGCGGGGTGCAGCGCGGGAGCATCCTCAACACCGACGGCGATCCGACCACGCCGGGCTGGGCCTCCACCGACAGCGCGCGGCGGGTGACGCCGGACGTCCCGCGCATCCCCGTGGTCCCCGTCTCCTACGCCAACGCGGCGGAGCTGCTGCGCGGCGTGCGGGGGACGGGCGTGCCGCAGACGTGGCAGGGCGGGCTCCCCTTCCGCTACCACGTGGGGCCGGGACCGGTGGTCGCGCGCATCCAGGTGGAGACGGACGCGGCGAGCAACGCGTACAAGGAGATCTGGGACACCTTCGGCGTCATCCGCGGAAGCGAGCTCCCCGACGAGATCGTGATGGTGGGCGGCCACCGCGACGCCTGGAGCCCCGGCGCGGCCGACAACGTGAGCGGCACGGTGAGCGTGCTGGAGTCCGCCCGCGCGATCATGGACCAGGTGCGCGCCGGCCACCGCCCGCGCCGCACCATCGTCTTCGCCACGTGGGACGCGGAGGAGTGGGGGCTGGTGGGCTCGACCGAGTACGTGGAGGAGGATTCCGCGCGGCTGATGCGCGGCGCGGTGGCGTACCTCAACCAGGACGTGGCCGCGCAGGGGACGGCGTTCAACGGAGGGGGATCGCCCTCGCTGCGCGCGACGCTGCGCGACGTGGCGCGGCTCGTCCCCGACCCCTCGGGCAGCGGGAACGTGTACGAGGTGTGGCGCAAGCGCTCGAACCTCCCCGACTCGGCCGAGGTGTCGATGGGGAACCCGGGCGGGGGCTCGGACTTCGCCGGCTTCTACAACCACCTGGGGATTCCCATCACCGACTGGGGGTTCGGCGGGCCGGGCGGCGTCTACCACTCGCAGTACGACTCGTACGCGTGGATGAGCCGCTTCGGCGACCCCGGCTTCCTCTACCACGCGGCATCGGCCTCCGTCGGCGCGGCGCTGCTGCTGCGCCTGGCGAACGCCGAGATCCTGCCCTACGACTACGCCGAGTTCGCGCGCACCATGCGCGGCTACCTCCCCGACGTGCAGCAGATGCTGAAGGGAAAGGGGTGGGATACGACGACGGTGGCCCCGCTGCGCACGGCCATCGACGGGATGGAGGCCGCCGCGCGCGACTTCGCCACCGCGCGCGACCGGGCGCTGGCGGGCGCGCTGCCGTCCGCGCGGCGCGACGCGACCAATCGCGCGCTGCTGGGCGTGGAGCGCGCGCTCACGCGGCCGGAGGGACTGAAGGGGCGCGAATGGTTCCGCAACCTGATCTACGCATCGGACCCGGACAACGGCTACTCCGACATGGTCTTCCCCGGCGTCGCCACCGCCGTGCGCGGCGGCGAGCGCCCGCTGGCCGAGAGCGAGCTGGCCGACCTCGCCCGCCGCTTCGCCGCGGCAACGGCGGCGCTGCGCGAGGCGACCCAGGCGCTGAGTGGGAGCTGA